In Nocardia sp. XZ_19_385, the sequence AGTGCGCGGTGGCGGTGAGCAGGAACATGGCGGCCAAGCCCACGGTGGCGGCGTGCGCCCACGAATCGAGCCAGGCGATGTCGCCGAGCCAGCCGGTGAGGCGGGCGATCGCGGTGATGACGGCGAGGACGAGCAGCGGTGCCATCGGGTTCTCCTGAGCTGTGGCAGTGGATCTTGACAGTGGCTAGATTAAGCTCGGCGCGCATAACTTGTCAATGGCTAGATTGGCGGTCATGATCGAGGCATGGCAAAGAGCAGCTACCACCACGGCGACCTGCGGGCCACGATCCTGGCCGCCGCCGCCGAGCAGATCGCGACCGAGGGCGTGGACGCGGTGTCGTTGCGCGGACTGGCCCGCCGGGCCGGGGTCTCGCACGCGGCGCCCGCACACCACTTCGGGGACCGGGCAGGGTTGCTCACCGCTTTGGCGATCGAGGGCTTCGATCTCCTGGGAGCCGAATTGACCGCCGCGGGAACCGATTTCCGGGAGGTCGCGGTCGCCTACGTGCGGTTCGCGCTAGGCCATCCCGGGCACTTCGATGTGATGTATCGCCGAGACCTGTTGCGCGGCGACGATCCTGAGCTCGCCGCGGCCCGGAACCGATCCGGTACCGCCCTGCGCTCGGGGGTGGCGGAACTGGCGCCGGCGCGGACCCGGCAGCGTCAACAGGCCACCCAACTCGCGGCCTGGTCGCTGGTCCACGGCTTCGCGTCGCTGTGGCGGGAAGGGGCGCTACAGAATTCGGCGCTGGCCACCACCGGCGATCCGGAGGCGCTGGCCCGCGAGATGCTGGCCACCGTCCAACTCGATTGAGCCGCAGGCGGTTTTTATCTGTGATAGGCAGAACCATGCAAGTCCATGCCTATCCGACCGATGCCACCGTCCCGGTGCAACTCCCCGAGGCCGAGCGGATCGCCGCCTCCCACCTATCGGATCCGGGGGATGCGGCAGGCGGCGTCGAGCACGTGGTCACCGAATTCGACTCCTGCTTCACGGTGGTGGCGATCGTGCGCAGCACCGCCGACCAGACCATCGCACCCCCACTGACGCCGGTGTCGGTCATCGACAAGGCCACGGGGGCTGTCTCATACTGGCCGAGTTACCCGGTCACAGTCGTCGCCGAACGCTATGGCGCGGCACTCGCCGACAAT encodes:
- a CDS encoding TetR/AcrR family transcriptional regulator; amino-acid sequence: MAKSSYHHGDLRATILAAAAEQIATEGVDAVSLRGLARRAGVSHAAPAHHFGDRAGLLTALAIEGFDLLGAELTAAGTDFREVAVAYVRFALGHPGHFDVMYRRDLLRGDDPELAAARNRSGTALRSGVAELAPARTRQRQQATQLAAWSLVHGFASLWREGALQNSALATTGDPEALAREMLATVQLD